A stretch of the Notamacropus eugenii isolate mMacEug1 chromosome 2, mMacEug1.pri_v2, whole genome shotgun sequence genome encodes the following:
- the GPRC5C gene encoding G-protein coupled receptor family C group 5 member C isoform X1, whose amino-acid sequence MAIPQALLTCLGILLLCLPRNQAQVRAPPGCSPDLNPLYYNLCDRSGAWGIVLEALAGAGVISTFVLTIILVASLPFVQDSKKRSLLGTQVFFLLGTLGLFCLVFACVVKPDFSTCASRRFLFGVLFGICFSCLSAHVFALNFLVRKNQAPRGWVLFAVALLLALVEVIINTEWLIITLVRGGQGGGRVLHDNRSASWGEASPCAIANMDFVMALIYVMLLLLVAFVGAWPILCGRFKRWRKHGVFVLLTTATSIAIWVVWIVMYTYGNEQRNSPTWDDPTLAIALAANAWSFVLFYIIPEVSQVTKASPEQSYQGDIYPTRGVGYETILKEKKGQSMFVENKAFSMDEPSSAKRPVSPYSGYNGQLLTSVYQPTEMALMHKGLSEGPYDVILPRATANSSHVMSSANSTLRAEDMYATQSHQAASQKDGKNAQAMQNPAPFQAL is encoded by the exons ATGGCTATTCCCCAGGCCCTCCTGACCTGCCTGGGTATCCTGCTGCTGTGCCTCCCCAGGAATCAGGCCCAGGTCCGTGCTCCGCCTGGGTGCAGCCCAGACCTCAACCCCCTCTACTACAATCTGTGTGACCGCTCCGGTGCTTGGGGTATTGTCCTGGAGGCTTTGGCTGGGGCAGGCGTTATCTCTACCTTTGTCCTCACCATCATCCTGGTGGCCAGCCTTCCCTTTGTGCAGGACAGCAAGAAGCGGAGCCTGCTGGGGACCCAAGTGTTTTTCCTGCTAGGGACGCTGGGCCTCTTCTGCCTCGTGTTTGCCTGTGTGGTCAAGCCTGACTTCTCTACGTGTGCCTCAAGGCGTTTTCTCTTTGGTGTCCTTTTCGGCATCTGTTTCTCCTGTCTGAGTGCCCATGTCTTTGCCCTAAACTTCCTGGTCCGGAAGAACCAGGCACCTCGGGGCTGGGTCCTCTTTGCAGTGGCCCTACTCTTGGCCTTGGTGGAGGTCATCATCAACACAGAGTGGCTGATCATCACCCTGGTCAGGGGCGGGCAAGGAGGGGGGCGTGTTCTTCATGATAACAGGAGTGCCAGCTGGGGTGAGGCATCCCCCTGTGCCATTGCCAACATGGACTTTGTCATGGCCCTCATATATGTCATGCTCTTGTTGCTGGTTGCCTTTGTGGGCGCCTGGCCCATCCTGTGTGGCCGCTTCAAGCGTTGGCGGAAACACGGGGTCTTTGTGTTGCTTACTACTGCCACCTCCATTGCCATTTGGGTGGTATGGATTGTTATGTACACTTATGGCAATGAACAGCGTAACAGCCCTACCTGGGATGACCCCACCCTGGCCATAGCCTTGGCTGCCAATGCCTGGTCCTTTGTCCTCTTTTACATAATCCCTGAGGTCTCCCAGGTGACCAAGGCCAGCCCAGAGCAGAGCTACCAGGGGGATATCTATCCCACCCGGGGTGTGGGCTATGAAACCATcttgaaggagaagaagggacaGAGCATGTTTGTGGAAAACAAGGCTTTCTCAATGGATGAGCCATCCTCAG CCAAGAGACCTGTTTCACCATACAGCGGATACAATGGTCAGCTGCTGACGAGTGTGTACCAGCCCACTGAGATGGCCCTGATGCACAAAGGCCTG tCTGAAGGACCCTATGATGTCATCCTCCCACGGGCTACTGCCAATAGCAGTCACGTGATGAGCAGTGCCAACTCAACCCTTCGGGCTGAAGACATGTATGCCACCCAGAGCCATCAGGCAGCATCACAGAAGGATGGCAAGAATGCGCAG GCTATGCAGAACCCTGCACCTTTCCAAGCCTTGTAA
- the GPRC5C gene encoding G-protein coupled receptor family C group 5 member C isoform X3, which yields MAIPQALLTCLGILLLCLPRNQAQVRAPPGCSPDLNPLYYNLCDRSGAWGIVLEALAGAGVISTFVLTIILVASLPFVQDSKKRSLLGTQVFFLLGTLGLFCLVFACVVKPDFSTCASRRFLFGVLFGICFSCLSAHVFALNFLVRKNQAPRGWVLFAVALLLALVEVIINTEWLIITLVRGGQGGGRVLHDNRSASWGEASPCAIANMDFVMALIYVMLLLLVAFVGAWPILCGRFKRWRKHGVFVLLTTATSIAIWVVWIVMYTYGNEQRNSPTWDDPTLAIALAANAWSFVLFYIIPEVSQVTKASPEQSYQGDIYPTRGVGYETILKEKKGQSMFVENKAFSMDEPSSAKRPVSPYSGYNGQLLTSVYQPTEMALMHKGLSEGPYDVILPRATANSSHVMSSANSTLRAEDMYATQSHQAASQKDGKNAQDRS from the exons ATGGCTATTCCCCAGGCCCTCCTGACCTGCCTGGGTATCCTGCTGCTGTGCCTCCCCAGGAATCAGGCCCAGGTCCGTGCTCCGCCTGGGTGCAGCCCAGACCTCAACCCCCTCTACTACAATCTGTGTGACCGCTCCGGTGCTTGGGGTATTGTCCTGGAGGCTTTGGCTGGGGCAGGCGTTATCTCTACCTTTGTCCTCACCATCATCCTGGTGGCCAGCCTTCCCTTTGTGCAGGACAGCAAGAAGCGGAGCCTGCTGGGGACCCAAGTGTTTTTCCTGCTAGGGACGCTGGGCCTCTTCTGCCTCGTGTTTGCCTGTGTGGTCAAGCCTGACTTCTCTACGTGTGCCTCAAGGCGTTTTCTCTTTGGTGTCCTTTTCGGCATCTGTTTCTCCTGTCTGAGTGCCCATGTCTTTGCCCTAAACTTCCTGGTCCGGAAGAACCAGGCACCTCGGGGCTGGGTCCTCTTTGCAGTGGCCCTACTCTTGGCCTTGGTGGAGGTCATCATCAACACAGAGTGGCTGATCATCACCCTGGTCAGGGGCGGGCAAGGAGGGGGGCGTGTTCTTCATGATAACAGGAGTGCCAGCTGGGGTGAGGCATCCCCCTGTGCCATTGCCAACATGGACTTTGTCATGGCCCTCATATATGTCATGCTCTTGTTGCTGGTTGCCTTTGTGGGCGCCTGGCCCATCCTGTGTGGCCGCTTCAAGCGTTGGCGGAAACACGGGGTCTTTGTGTTGCTTACTACTGCCACCTCCATTGCCATTTGGGTGGTATGGATTGTTATGTACACTTATGGCAATGAACAGCGTAACAGCCCTACCTGGGATGACCCCACCCTGGCCATAGCCTTGGCTGCCAATGCCTGGTCCTTTGTCCTCTTTTACATAATCCCTGAGGTCTCCCAGGTGACCAAGGCCAGCCCAGAGCAGAGCTACCAGGGGGATATCTATCCCACCCGGGGTGTGGGCTATGAAACCATcttgaaggagaagaagggacaGAGCATGTTTGTGGAAAACAAGGCTTTCTCAATGGATGAGCCATCCTCAG CCAAGAGACCTGTTTCACCATACAGCGGATACAATGGTCAGCTGCTGACGAGTGTGTACCAGCCCACTGAGATGGCCCTGATGCACAAAGGCCTG tCTGAAGGACCCTATGATGTCATCCTCCCACGGGCTACTGCCAATAGCAGTCACGTGATGAGCAGTGCCAACTCAACCCTTCGGGCTGAAGACATGTATGCCACCCAGAGCCATCAGGCAGCATCACAGAAGGATGGCAAGAATGCGCAG
- the GPRC5C gene encoding G-protein coupled receptor family C group 5 member C isoform X2, which produces MAIPQALLTCLGILLLCLPRNQAQVRAPPGCSPDLNPLYYNLCDRSGAWGIVLEALAGAGVISTFVLTIILVASLPFVQDSKKRSLLGTQVFFLLGTLGLFCLVFACVVKPDFSTCASRRFLFGVLFGICFSCLSAHVFALNFLVRKNQAPRGWVLFAVALLLALVEVIINTEWLIITLVRGGQGGGRVLHDNRSASWGEASPCAIANMDFVMALIYVMLLLLVAFVGAWPILCGRFKRWRKHGVFVLLTTATSIAIWVVWIVMYTYGNEQRNSPTWDDPTLAIALAANAWSFVLFYIIPEVSQVTKASPEQSYQGDIYPTRGVGYETILKEKKGQSMFVENKAFSMDEPSSAKRPVSPYSGYNGQLLTSVYQPTEMALMHKGLSEGPYDVILPRATANSSHVMSSANSTLRAEDMYATQSHQAASQKDGKNAQDHSPYNKTRW; this is translated from the exons ATGGCTATTCCCCAGGCCCTCCTGACCTGCCTGGGTATCCTGCTGCTGTGCCTCCCCAGGAATCAGGCCCAGGTCCGTGCTCCGCCTGGGTGCAGCCCAGACCTCAACCCCCTCTACTACAATCTGTGTGACCGCTCCGGTGCTTGGGGTATTGTCCTGGAGGCTTTGGCTGGGGCAGGCGTTATCTCTACCTTTGTCCTCACCATCATCCTGGTGGCCAGCCTTCCCTTTGTGCAGGACAGCAAGAAGCGGAGCCTGCTGGGGACCCAAGTGTTTTTCCTGCTAGGGACGCTGGGCCTCTTCTGCCTCGTGTTTGCCTGTGTGGTCAAGCCTGACTTCTCTACGTGTGCCTCAAGGCGTTTTCTCTTTGGTGTCCTTTTCGGCATCTGTTTCTCCTGTCTGAGTGCCCATGTCTTTGCCCTAAACTTCCTGGTCCGGAAGAACCAGGCACCTCGGGGCTGGGTCCTCTTTGCAGTGGCCCTACTCTTGGCCTTGGTGGAGGTCATCATCAACACAGAGTGGCTGATCATCACCCTGGTCAGGGGCGGGCAAGGAGGGGGGCGTGTTCTTCATGATAACAGGAGTGCCAGCTGGGGTGAGGCATCCCCCTGTGCCATTGCCAACATGGACTTTGTCATGGCCCTCATATATGTCATGCTCTTGTTGCTGGTTGCCTTTGTGGGCGCCTGGCCCATCCTGTGTGGCCGCTTCAAGCGTTGGCGGAAACACGGGGTCTTTGTGTTGCTTACTACTGCCACCTCCATTGCCATTTGGGTGGTATGGATTGTTATGTACACTTATGGCAATGAACAGCGTAACAGCCCTACCTGGGATGACCCCACCCTGGCCATAGCCTTGGCTGCCAATGCCTGGTCCTTTGTCCTCTTTTACATAATCCCTGAGGTCTCCCAGGTGACCAAGGCCAGCCCAGAGCAGAGCTACCAGGGGGATATCTATCCCACCCGGGGTGTGGGCTATGAAACCATcttgaaggagaagaagggacaGAGCATGTTTGTGGAAAACAAGGCTTTCTCAATGGATGAGCCATCCTCAG CCAAGAGACCTGTTTCACCATACAGCGGATACAATGGTCAGCTGCTGACGAGTGTGTACCAGCCCACTGAGATGGCCCTGATGCACAAAGGCCTG tCTGAAGGACCCTATGATGTCATCCTCCCACGGGCTACTGCCAATAGCAGTCACGTGATGAGCAGTGCCAACTCAACCCTTCGGGCTGAAGACATGTATGCCACCCAGAGCCATCAGGCAGCATCACAGAAGGATGGCAAGAATGCGCAG GATCACTCCCCCTACAATAAAACGAGATGGTAg